In one window of Chryseobacterium viscerum DNA:
- a CDS encoding GxxExxY protein gives MTENELSYKIIGAAIEVHKNLGVGLLENAYEAALAYELKMQGLNVKQQLSLPLRYKEVFIEHAYRIDLIVEDKVIVEVKSVLELHSIFHSQVLTYLKQTNIKLGLLINFNNELIKYGIHRIVNKFIDE, from the coding sequence ATGACCGAAAACGAATTATCATACAAAATAATAGGAGCTGCTATAGAAGTACATAAGAACTTAGGAGTTGGCCTTTTAGAAAATGCATATGAAGCAGCTTTAGCTTATGAATTAAAGATGCAGGGGCTTAATGTTAAGCAGCAGTTATCCTTACCTTTAAGGTATAAAGAAGTATTTATAGAACATGCATACAGAATTGATTTGATTGTAGAAGATAAAGTTATTGTAGAAGTGAAATCTGTATTAGAGCTACATTCTATTTTTCATTCACAAGTATTGACGTATCTGAAACAGACTAATATAAAATTAGGATTACTTATTAATTTTAATAATGAACTTATTAAATATGGAATCCATAGAATTGTAAACAAATTTATTGATGAATAG
- a CDS encoding M1 family aminopeptidase — MTKLYLLVLGFLLSQQFYGQKHGQNTDMKGLIEKEKQSFTQKMNIGNTNPNTLNYDLQYQRMDVSLDPAVYNISGSVTSHFKPNQSMGSIYFDLSNSLTVSQVKYHGTNITSFQQLPSKELKIDFPASIPANTLDSLTIYYAGAPSTSNDAFKTALQSGTPVLSTLNEPYGAQDWFPTKQSLNDKIERFDFKITTPSNYSVAANGKLMSETFPTGSTKLTFWRTMYPTPAYLIALSITNFVKLTDTIGNPPFPFVNYIYPSTNSNATSIANINWTKQVMNTFETYFGAYPFRNEKYGHMEFMYGGGMEHQTMSSMGGWSKQLIAHELTHQWFGDKVTCGAWNDIWLNEGFATFGEHLANEKLLMTSTEFLNYLQGQSNYITASTTGSVYVPDSGLSSINRIFDSRLSYSKGGYVLRMLKWILGDAAFYQALKDYHARPNLAYSYTRTADFNASLLQSTGTDFTEFFNDWVYGEGYPTYTIKWMQGGNQALFKVSQTQSSSNVTFFEMPLPIKVTGTSGQTAYLVLNNTSNNQSFLESVPFPIASVQFNYEYQILEKNSTVTQDNTLSVSSVEKESFGLYPNPAKNEINLKGINRAEDFTIHAVDGKLVGKGTYQPGKAIGISELVPGTYFITIDEKSIKFIKH, encoded by the coding sequence ATGACAAAATTGTACCTGTTGGTGTTGGGATTTTTATTATCTCAACAATTTTATGGCCAGAAGCATGGGCAAAATACCGATATGAAAGGGTTGATCGAAAAAGAGAAACAATCCTTTACTCAGAAAATGAATATTGGGAATACGAACCCCAATACACTGAATTATGACTTACAGTACCAGAGAATGGATGTCAGCCTGGATCCTGCGGTGTATAATATTTCAGGATCTGTAACTTCTCACTTTAAACCTAATCAAAGTATGGGAAGTATTTATTTTGATCTTTCCAATTCTTTAACGGTTTCTCAGGTAAAATACCATGGGACTAATATCACAAGTTTTCAGCAGCTTCCTTCAAAAGAACTGAAAATTGATTTTCCTGCTTCTATTCCTGCCAATACATTAGATTCTCTTACCATCTATTATGCAGGGGCGCCATCTACAAGTAATGATGCTTTTAAAACGGCACTTCAGAGCGGAACTCCGGTGCTTTCTACTTTGAATGAGCCCTACGGTGCACAGGACTGGTTTCCTACAAAACAAAGCTTAAATGATAAAATTGAAAGATTTGATTTCAAAATTACAACACCCTCTAATTACAGTGTTGCAGCCAACGGAAAACTGATGTCCGAAACTTTTCCTACGGGATCAACGAAGCTTACTTTCTGGAGAACGATGTATCCTACACCGGCTTATCTGATTGCGTTATCTATTACTAACTTTGTTAAACTTACCGATACAATAGGAAACCCACCTTTTCCTTTTGTGAATTATATTTATCCATCCACGAATTCAAATGCCACCAGTATAGCAAATATTAACTGGACAAAGCAGGTTATGAATACTTTTGAGACCTATTTTGGGGCTTATCCTTTCCGTAATGAAAAATATGGTCATATGGAATTTATGTATGGTGGAGGGATGGAACATCAGACGATGTCTTCTATGGGAGGCTGGAGCAAACAGCTTATTGCTCATGAGCTTACCCACCAGTGGTTTGGTGATAAAGTAACTTGTGGAGCTTGGAACGATATCTGGCTGAATGAAGGTTTTGCAACTTTTGGAGAGCACCTTGCCAATGAAAAACTACTGATGACCAGTACCGAATTCCTGAATTATCTGCAAGGTCAGTCCAACTACATTACAGCAAGTACAACAGGAAGTGTATATGTACCAGATTCCGGACTTTCCAGCATCAACAGAATATTTGATAGCAGATTATCTTATTCCAAAGGAGGATATGTATTGAGAATGCTGAAGTGGATTTTAGGGGATGCTGCTTTTTATCAGGCACTCAAAGACTATCACGCAAGACCGAATCTGGCATACAGCTATACACGTACTGCTGATTTTAATGCTTCATTGCTTCAGTCTACCGGAACAGATTTTACGGAATTTTTCAATGACTGGGTGTATGGAGAAGGATATCCTACTTATACTATAAAATGGATGCAGGGCGGTAATCAGGCTTTATTTAAAGTTTCTCAGACACAAAGCAGTTCTAACGTAACCTTTTTCGAAATGCCTTTACCGATAAAAGTAACCGGAACTTCAGGACAAACTGCTTATCTGGTCCTTAACAATACTTCAAATAACCAAAGTTTTTTAGAATCTGTACCATTTCCCATTGCAAGTGTTCAGTTCAATTATGAGTACCAGATTCTGGAGAAAAACTCTACCGTTACTCAGGATAATACCTTAAGTGTTTCTTCTGTTGAGAAGGAAAGCTTTGGACTCTATCCGAACCCTGCAAAAAATGAAATTAATCTGAAAGGAATAAACAGAGCTGAGGATTTTACGATTCATGCTGTAGACGGAAAACTGGTAGGAAAAGGAACTTATCAGCCAGGTAAAGCGATTGGGATTTCAGAATTGGTTCCGGGAACTTACTTTATTACGATTGATGAAAAAAGCATCAAATTTATCAAGCATTAA
- a CDS encoding cupin-like domain-containing protein: MRLKPVQKIKTNSTETFIKDHMKPRVPIIIEDFIHPESPAFKKWNYEYFKEIAGDHKVNIYGSELDSLDRVASDPIAQSTFSEYLNLIQSAPTEHRLFLFNLLKIKPELKNDIIYNDVTSGKILKWLPFMFFGGEGSVTRNHIDIDMSHVFITQFQGIKRIWLFPWEQSDLMYKLPYNFHSLAQIKNPDYRKYPALRYLNGYEAAIHPGETLYIPSGWWHYIQYDTEGYSISVRALPSSPLEKWRGFKNLVITRHFDNLMRKLFKEKWFEYKVKIARKRGAKAARKERSFQI, encoded by the coding sequence ATGAGATTAAAGCCGGTACAAAAAATAAAGACAAACAGTACAGAAACCTTTATTAAAGACCATATGAAGCCGAGAGTTCCAATTATTATTGAAGATTTTATACATCCGGAAAGTCCTGCCTTCAAAAAATGGAATTATGAATATTTCAAAGAAATTGCAGGAGATCATAAGGTAAATATTTATGGCAGTGAACTTGATTCCCTTGACAGAGTGGCAAGTGATCCTATAGCCCAAAGCACATTTTCAGAATATCTCAACCTTATACAGTCTGCTCCTACAGAACACCGCCTTTTCTTATTTAATTTATTAAAAATAAAACCCGAACTTAAGAATGATATTATCTACAATGATGTTACAAGTGGTAAAATACTGAAATGGCTGCCTTTTATGTTTTTTGGTGGTGAAGGTTCCGTAACCAGAAATCATATTGACATTGATATGTCGCATGTTTTTATAACCCAGTTTCAGGGAATCAAAAGAATTTGGCTCTTCCCGTGGGAACAATCCGATTTAATGTATAAGCTTCCATACAATTTTCACAGTCTGGCCCAGATTAAAAATCCGGATTACAGAAAATATCCGGCTCTGCGCTATTTAAACGGTTATGAAGCAGCCATCCATCCTGGTGAAACACTTTATATTCCTTCCGGGTGGTGGCATTATATTCAGTATGATACGGAAGGCTATTCCATCTCTGTGAGGGCACTTCCATCAAGCCCGCTTGAAAAATGGCGAGGATTTAAAAACTTAGTTATCACCAGACATTTTGATAATCTCATGCGCAAACTCTTCAAAGAAAAATGGTTTGAATACAAAGTAAAGATCGCCAGGAAAAGAGGAGCTAAAGCAGCCAGAAAAGAAAGAAGCTTTCAGATCTGA
- the priA gene encoding primosomal protein N' produces MQYAQIVLPLNLKGSFTYKVPEEMMSEIQPGMRVLVPFGGKKIYTGIVFELHDNAPENFAAKEVISMLDDQPILPEEQISFWNWLSGYYLCSLGEIYRFSFPSSLKLESETYLKLKPGAVVDFENLDVNEMYLIQALEVRQLINLTDIEAFIPKKDIIKTINSLIDLQYIEIDEKIAEKYKAKEVAYVRINDEVLANQNLTDILLKLNRAQKQKDLFLLILEKQTENPDAPIKKSELFEDGYFGSSHFKPLADKGLVEEYYMQKDRIESYEGEIEELEELSEQQKIAKSEIDEAFEEGKNVLLHGVTSSGKTHIYLEKIEECVKEGKNVLFLLPEISLTKQITQRLEKKYGRQLGFYHQKLTDFERVEVWRRIKQNDIRILIGTRNALFLPYQNLGLIVVDEEHDSAYRPREVSPYFNAKDAALVLGGFYNAGVILGSATPSVESYYRARKDKMKYIFLNERFGNVNLPEYELINFKEALESKKVSGNFSLKLVEEIKKTVDEKKQAIVLHNRRGYSNVIECESCGYVNYCSNCDVVMTYHKAANEMKCHYCGQRASKPKTCPKCNSEKLNERGVGVEQIHEEVSKLFPENEVDRMDVDSMRKKFAYEKLYEKIEDGETDIIVGTQMISKGLDFDHIELVTIPKADSLLYVQDFRAEERAYQLITQVSGRAGRVSGKGKILIQTFNPDHSVFQLIKMNNPAKIYKYILTERQKFHYPPFTKLIMIEMKHRKEDKVDRASQFLGSILRKYLPEDCVLGPERAQIARLNNLYQFQIMLKLPRGKNYEKFKNLVLVSLKEFDEITAYQSIKKDVFVDF; encoded by the coding sequence TTGCAATACGCTCAAATTGTTTTACCACTGAACCTCAAAGGATCTTTCACTTATAAAGTTCCCGAAGAAATGATGTCCGAAATTCAGCCCGGAATGCGTGTTCTGGTACCGTTTGGAGGAAAGAAAATCTATACAGGAATAGTATTTGAGCTTCATGACAATGCACCGGAAAACTTTGCAGCTAAGGAAGTCATCAGCATGCTGGATGATCAACCTATTCTTCCTGAAGAACAAATCAGTTTCTGGAACTGGCTTTCCGGGTACTATCTGTGTAGCCTTGGTGAAATTTACAGGTTTTCATTTCCTTCTTCTTTGAAACTGGAAAGTGAGACCTATTTAAAATTAAAACCAGGGGCGGTGGTTGATTTTGAAAACCTGGATGTCAATGAAATGTACCTTATTCAGGCGTTGGAAGTACGGCAGCTGATCAACCTGACAGATATTGAGGCTTTTATTCCTAAAAAAGACATCATCAAGACCATCAACTCATTGATTGATCTTCAGTATATTGAGATTGACGAAAAAATCGCTGAAAAATATAAGGCTAAAGAAGTAGCATATGTAAGAATTAATGATGAGGTTTTAGCCAATCAGAACCTTACAGATATTCTTTTAAAACTAAACAGAGCTCAAAAGCAGAAAGATCTGTTCCTCCTTATTTTAGAAAAACAAACCGAAAATCCTGATGCTCCTATCAAAAAGTCTGAACTGTTTGAGGATGGTTATTTCGGAAGTTCCCATTTCAAGCCTTTGGCAGACAAAGGTCTTGTAGAGGAATATTATATGCAGAAAGACAGAATTGAAAGCTATGAAGGGGAGATTGAAGAGCTGGAAGAACTTTCAGAACAGCAGAAAATTGCTAAATCTGAGATTGATGAAGCTTTTGAAGAAGGGAAAAATGTCCTGCTTCATGGGGTAACTTCATCAGGAAAAACACATATTTATTTAGAAAAAATTGAAGAATGTGTCAAAGAAGGAAAAAATGTTTTGTTTTTACTTCCTGAAATTTCCCTGACCAAACAAATTACGCAGAGATTAGAAAAAAAATACGGACGGCAACTAGGATTTTATCACCAGAAACTGACTGATTTTGAAAGGGTAGAAGTTTGGAGAAGAATCAAACAGAATGATATCCGTATTCTGATAGGAACCCGTAATGCTTTGTTTTTGCCTTATCAGAACCTTGGACTTATTGTTGTTGATGAGGAGCATGATTCAGCGTACAGACCAAGAGAAGTTTCTCCTTATTTTAACGCTAAAGATGCAGCATTGGTTTTAGGTGGATTTTATAATGCAGGTGTGATTTTAGGATCAGCAACTCCTTCTGTTGAAAGTTACTACAGAGCCCGAAAAGATAAAATGAAATATATTTTCCTGAATGAGAGATTCGGGAATGTGAATCTGCCGGAATATGAACTGATCAATTTCAAAGAAGCCCTGGAATCTAAAAAGGTTTCCGGAAATTTCTCCCTGAAACTCGTTGAAGAGATTAAGAAAACGGTGGATGAAAAAAAACAGGCTATTGTTCTGCACAACCGTCGTGGCTATTCCAATGTAATAGAATGTGAGAGCTGTGGTTATGTCAATTACTGTTCCAATTGTGATGTGGTGATGACCTATCACAAAGCAGCTAATGAAATGAAGTGCCACTATTGCGGGCAAAGAGCTTCAAAACCGAAGACCTGTCCAAAATGTAATTCCGAAAAGCTGAACGAAAGAGGAGTCGGAGTAGAGCAGATTCATGAGGAAGTTTCCAAGCTGTTCCCTGAAAATGAGGTGGACAGAATGGATGTGGATTCTATGCGTAAGAAATTTGCCTACGAAAAGCTGTATGAAAAGATTGAAGACGGAGAAACAGACATTATCGTTGGAACTCAGATGATTTCCAAAGGACTGGATTTTGATCATATTGAACTTGTTACAATTCCAAAAGCAGATTCCTTATTATATGTACAGGATTTCAGAGCAGAAGAAAGAGCCTATCAGCTGATTACACAGGTTTCAGGAAGAGCCGGAAGGGTTTCAGGAAAAGGGAAAATCCTCATTCAGACCTTTAATCCTGATCATTCTGTATTTCAGCTGATCAAGATGAATAATCCTGCAAAGATCTATAAATATATCCTTACTGAACGTCAGAAATTCCATTATCCGCCGTTTACGAAACTCATTATGATTGAAATGAAACACAGAAAGGAAGATAAAGTAGACCGTGCTTCTCAGTTTCTGGGTTCCATTTTAAGAAAATATCTTCCGGAAGATTGTGTTTTAGGTCCTGAAAGAGCTCAGATTGCAAGGCTGAATAATCTATATCAGTTTCAGATTATGCTTAAGCTTCCCCGTGGGAAAAACTATGAGAAATTCAAAAATCTGGTTTTAGTAAGTTTAAAAGAATTTGATGAAATCACTGCGTATCAAAGCATTAAAAAAGATGTTTTTGTGGATTTTTAA
- the dacB gene encoding D-alanyl-D-alanine carboxypeptidase/D-alanyl-D-alanine-endopeptidase, giving the protein MVNFRKYISSAAVLASGLFLAQSTVSTVLYSQNYDSQKSSLNLPSPVSTMVEKTVLSAKELVDINVNTMMADPVLKNASWGFVVYDPKTKKVISSYNENTPLVPASTTKLLTTETALNLLGENYRWMTQLEYSGTIDENGVLNGNLYVIGSGDPSLGTNKAGASSYRDIISDFVGGVSREGIKKVNGDIIIQTALFKGNISVLPENVVWLENNNYYLPAGSTRDINPANEKLIVKKGSFSTDKKFFYVSPYNHQMVYADKYEGNGALTTKLPDAPAYLANSFRTTLVKSGIPVTGKVSPKMTDSAPEGRKMLSAYKSPTLSDIIYYTNQHSDNSLAEALLRTVGYQKMGDQTSESGRIVVTNHLKDAGFDMNGLTYMDGSGLSRSNNVTPISQAKFLTSLMDQKYYRSYLTSLPIGGQSGTLKRMFIGGGNGQVFAKTGTLNKVKTLAGYLKTNSGKTLVFSLMVNNYSGSVDMVKKRMEKILEPALDL; this is encoded by the coding sequence ATGGTAAATTTCAGAAAATATATTTCAAGTGCGGCGGTGTTGGCTTCTGGTCTTTTCCTGGCTCAATCTACCGTTTCTACCGTTCTTTATTCTCAGAATTATGACAGTCAGAAAAGCAGCTTAAACCTGCCTTCACCCGTTAGTACGATGGTGGAGAAAACTGTGTTGTCAGCAAAAGAACTTGTAGACATTAACGTAAACACAATGATGGCGGATCCTGTGCTGAAAAATGCAAGCTGGGGATTCGTAGTGTACGATCCGAAAACGAAGAAAGTAATTTCTTCGTACAATGAAAATACCCCTTTAGTACCTGCTTCTACTACAAAGCTGCTTACAACGGAAACAGCATTAAACCTGCTGGGTGAAAACTACCGTTGGATGACTCAGCTGGAGTACTCAGGAACTATAGATGAAAATGGAGTTTTAAATGGAAATCTTTATGTGATAGGAAGCGGTGACCCTTCTTTGGGAACCAACAAAGCAGGTGCTTCATCTTATAGAGATATTATTTCAGATTTCGTAGGCGGAGTTTCAAGAGAGGGAATCAAAAAGGTAAATGGTGATATTATCATTCAGACAGCGCTTTTCAAAGGTAATATTTCAGTGCTTCCGGAAAATGTTGTATGGTTGGAAAACAATAATTATTACCTGCCTGCAGGAAGTACCCGGGATATTAACCCAGCTAACGAAAAACTGATTGTTAAAAAAGGAAGCTTTTCTACAGATAAGAAATTTTTCTACGTTTCTCCTTACAATCATCAGATGGTATATGCTGATAAATATGAAGGAAACGGAGCTTTAACAACAAAACTTCCTGATGCTCCGGCTTATCTTGCCAATTCTTTCAGAACTACATTGGTAAAAAGCGGAATCCCTGTTACCGGAAAAGTAAGTCCGAAAATGACAGATTCAGCTCCGGAAGGCAGAAAAATGCTTTCAGCTTATAAATCTCCAACCTTAAGTGACATTATTTATTATACTAATCAGCACAGTGATAATTCATTGGCAGAAGCTTTATTAAGAACAGTAGGTTATCAGAAAATGGGTGACCAGACTTCAGAATCAGGAAGAATTGTAGTGACCAATCACCTGAAGGATGCTGGTTTTGATATGAATGGTCTTACTTATATGGATGGAAGCGGGCTTTCAAGAAGCAATAATGTAACGCCTATTTCTCAGGCGAAATTTCTAACCTCTTTGATGGATCAGAAATACTATAGATCTTATCTGACTTCTTTACCGATCGGAGGACAATCCGGAACTTTAAAAAGAATGTTCATCGGAGGAGGTAACGGACAGGTTTTTGCTAAAACAGGAACTTTAAATAAAGTAAAAACATTAGCAGGCTATCTGAAAACAAATTCCGGAAAAACATTAGTGTTTTCTTTAATGGTGAACAATTATTCCGGATCTGTAGATATGGTGAAAAAGAGAATGGAGAAAATTCTTGAACCTGCACTGGATCTTTAA
- a CDS encoding beta-mannosidase translates to MNRTILFAFLFTQNILSAQFSQRNLSSESWQFKNSKDHSWLPAKVPGTVHLDLIDNKIIPDPFKDENEKKVQWIENEDWDYQTAFTVSFQELKNDNIDLVFNGLDTFSEIYLNGKLLKKTDNMFRKWNIPVKEYLKSGNNTLQIKFTSAVNTGKELAKKVPFTMPESPRSFVRKAQYQFGWDWGPRLVTAGIWKDVQLEFWNNAKIITVKDIQNRSDNLHFDVEIDAQNAGDYTLDLNKTHQKITLKKGINTITVPYNTSGMKLWQPNGRGEANLYDFEIKLLKGQKNIDGKNIRIGLRTVELVQEKDEKGKSFYFKVNGQPLYIKGTNWIPGDSFSPRMTKEKYQKLIRDTKDANMNMIRIWGGGIYEDDEFYRACDENGILVWQDFMFAGSFYPADEAFLNNVKEEVKDQVNRLQNHPSIALWCGNNEIDEAIVNWGYQKQFKYSENDSLQVWKDYKKLFHDVIPNALAENLKSDKNIYWPSSPSIGWGHKESLTEGDSHYWGVWWGEQPFEIYNEKVGRFMSEYGFQGTPSLQTTKSMFSGTPDLNLQSSTIKAHEKHARGWDIINEYLKRDYKVPVDFVQYNYVSQLLQARGMQIAIEAHRRAKPYNMGTLYWQLNDCWPVVSWSSIDYLGNWKAFHYQAKRSFEPVLVSVAETEKSYDVYLISDLLKEFKTDIKFELIDFKGKTLWKANQSDDIRADVSKKIRNISKSELAQFDLSGAVLKVSAEKDTKFEKLFFFNKPKELKLSKPEIKIRKVSPTEIEISTDVLAKDVYLIGDAHFSDNFFDLLPGTSKRIILSKPLEKIEVISLWDVMKD, encoded by the coding sequence ATGAATAGAACGATCCTTTTTGCTTTCCTTTTCACGCAGAATATCCTTTCTGCACAGTTTTCCCAAAGAAATTTGTCTTCTGAGAGCTGGCAGTTCAAAAATTCAAAAGATCATAGCTGGCTTCCTGCGAAAGTACCGGGAACAGTTCATCTGGATTTAATAGATAACAAGATTATTCCTGATCCTTTTAAAGATGAAAATGAAAAGAAAGTACAGTGGATAGAAAATGAAGATTGGGATTATCAGACAGCATTTACTGTTTCTTTCCAGGAATTAAAGAACGATAATATTGATTTGGTTTTTAACGGATTGGATACATTTTCAGAAATTTATCTTAATGGTAAGCTCTTAAAGAAAACAGATAATATGTTCAGGAAGTGGAATATTCCTGTGAAAGAGTATCTGAAATCGGGAAATAATACATTGCAGATTAAGTTTACATCTGCGGTAAATACGGGAAAGGAATTAGCGAAAAAAGTTCCGTTTACAATGCCGGAATCACCAAGAAGTTTTGTGAGAAAAGCACAATATCAGTTTGGCTGGGATTGGGGACCGAGACTCGTGACAGCAGGAATATGGAAAGACGTTCAGTTAGAATTCTGGAATAATGCCAAAATTATTACCGTTAAAGACATTCAGAACAGATCTGATAATTTACATTTTGATGTAGAGATTGATGCACAAAATGCCGGAGATTATACCTTGGATCTTAATAAAACCCACCAAAAGATAACTTTAAAAAAAGGAATCAATACAATTACGGTACCTTATAATACAAGTGGGATGAAGCTTTGGCAGCCTAACGGACGTGGTGAAGCCAATCTTTATGATTTTGAAATAAAGCTTTTAAAAGGTCAGAAAAATATTGATGGTAAAAATATCAGAATAGGATTAAGAACGGTCGAATTAGTTCAGGAAAAAGATGAAAAAGGGAAATCATTCTACTTTAAAGTCAATGGGCAACCATTGTATATCAAAGGAACCAACTGGATTCCGGGAGATAGCTTTTCACCCAGAATGACCAAGGAAAAATACCAGAAACTGATCAGAGATACTAAAGATGCCAATATGAATATGATTCGTATCTGGGGCGGTGGTATTTACGAAGATGACGAATTTTACAGGGCCTGTGATGAAAACGGAATCTTAGTATGGCAGGATTTTATGTTTGCAGGAAGCTTTTATCCGGCAGATGAAGCGTTTTTAAACAATGTAAAAGAAGAAGTGAAAGATCAGGTCAATAGACTTCAGAATCATCCGTCAATTGCCTTGTGGTGCGGGAATAATGAAATTGATGAAGCTATTGTCAACTGGGGATATCAGAAACAGTTCAAATATTCAGAAAATGATTCGCTGCAGGTTTGGAAAGACTATAAAAAGTTGTTTCATGATGTGATTCCCAATGCATTGGCAGAAAATCTGAAATCAGATAAAAATATATATTGGCCAAGTTCTCCGTCTATCGGCTGGGGACATAAGGAAAGTCTTACAGAAGGAGATTCTCATTATTGGGGAGTTTGGTGGGGTGAGCAGCCCTTTGAAATTTACAATGAAAAAGTAGGACGTTTCATGTCTGAATATGGTTTTCAGGGTACACCCAGCCTTCAAACTACAAAATCAATGTTTTCTGGAACTCCGGACTTAAATCTGCAAAGCTCAACAATCAAGGCACATGAAAAGCATGCCCGAGGTTGGGATATCATTAATGAATATCTGAAACGTGATTATAAAGTCCCTGTAGATTTTGTACAGTATAATTATGTTTCACAGCTGTTGCAGGCAAGAGGAATGCAGATCGCTATCGAAGCTCACCGTCGCGCAAAACCTTATAATATGGGAACGCTATATTGGCAGCTTAACGACTGCTGGCCCGTAGTTTCATGGTCGTCTATTGATTATCTCGGAAACTGGAAAGCCTTCCATTACCAGGCAAAAAGAAGTTTTGAACCTGTATTGGTATCAGTTGCAGAGACCGAAAAAAGTTATGACGTTTATCTGATCAGTGATTTATTGAAGGAATTTAAAACAGACATAAAGTTTGAATTAATTGATTTTAAAGGAAAAACACTTTGGAAAGCGAATCAATCAGATGATATTAGAGCTGATGTAAGTAAGAAAATTCGAAATATCAGTAAGTCAGAACTTGCTCAATTTGATTTGTCCGGAGCAGTTTTAAAGGTCAGTGCTGAAAAGGATACAAAATTTGAAAAACTTTTCTTTTTTAATAAACCTAAAGAATTAAAACTTTCAAAACCTGAGATTAAAATCAGAAAAGTATCCCCAACTGAAATTGAAATATCAACAGATGTCCTGGCAAAAGATGTCTATCTGATTGGAGATGCTCATTTCAGTGATAATTTCTTTGATCTGTTACCGGGAACTTCAAAAAGAATTATCCTTTCAAAACCTTTGGAAAAAATTGAAGTAATAAGTCTTTGGGATGTAATGAAAGATTAA
- a CDS encoding AEC family transporter: MVNFVLIAVCIIAGMIFKATKSIHPDAHKGINTWILYLALPAVSFKYLPKVKWTTEMLFPIAATFLISVFCFFFMMFYSKSRGYSRRSRSTLELASGYSNTSFIGFPLISAFYGEGLLSIAIICDQTMFFALSTLGIIAAVKGGSRSGKVSAMFILKRLVTFPPLIGCISALVLSQFIDFTVAEPFFDKLAATVSPLALFSVGLQLKFNGWKKLIPQMSMSMLYKLILAPAIVLGMALLFGIKGDVAKITVFEAAMPTLVTSSIIAEQFRLNTKLTNLIIGVSIIVGFFTSAFWYEMTEYFFSYP, translated from the coding sequence ATGGTAAATTTTGTTCTGATTGCAGTTTGCATTATTGCAGGAATGATATTCAAAGCAACAAAATCTATCCACCCCGATGCCCACAAAGGTATCAACACCTGGATTCTTTATCTTGCTCTTCCGGCAGTTTCATTTAAATACCTGCCTAAAGTAAAATGGACAACAGAGATGCTGTTCCCGATTGCAGCCACATTTTTAATTTCTGTGTTCTGTTTCTTCTTTATGATGTTTTACAGCAAGAGCAGGGGATATTCAAGGCGTTCCAGAAGTACTTTAGAGCTGGCAAGCGGTTACAGCAATACTTCATTCATAGGATTTCCTTTAATCAGTGCCTTTTATGGAGAAGGACTTCTGAGTATTGCCATTATTTGTGACCAAACGATGTTTTTTGCACTTTCTACACTCGGGATTATTGCTGCTGTGAAAGGAGGAAGCAGATCAGGAAAAGTGAGTGCAATGTTTATTTTAAAAAGACTTGTCACGTTTCCACCATTAATTGGCTGTATCTCTGCTTTGGTATTGTCACAGTTCATTGATTTTACGGTTGCAGAACCTTTCTTTGATAAACTGGCGGCTACAGTAAGTCCATTAGCTTTGTTTTCCGTTGGATTACAGCTGAAATTCAACGGATGGAAAAAACTGATTCCACAGATGTCGATGTCAATGCTTTATAAACTTATTCTGGCACCGGCAATTGTTCTGGGAATGGCTCTGCTATTTGGAATAAAAGGAGATGTGGCTAAAATTACTGTATTTGAAGCAGCAATGCCTACATTGGTTACCTCAAGTATTATCGCAGAACAGTTCAGACTGAATACAAAACTGACCAACCTGATCATTGGAGTCAGTATTATTGTAGGGTTTTTTACTTCCGCATTTTGGTATGAGATGACAGAATACTTTTTTAGTTATCCATAA